A single genomic interval of Zunongwangia sp. HGR-M22 harbors:
- a CDS encoding sugar phosphate isomerase/epimerase family protein — translation MKALKNFRSTLLILLLLASFPIFGQRQFGAATLYTVREEMAKSPEETIDEVADIGYLYIEAAGYNDGLFYGMKPKKFKKLLGKYHTKPLSSHQGGVTMENVDQMIADVKKAGFQYFVIPVPPMGKFTFDEQTQTMGMDDDLDFLVDIFNTIGEKCKKAGIELLYHNHDFEFKKNENGIVPIEYFLENTDPDLVNFQMDLFWVTKAGADPVAYFEKYPGRFKLWHIKDMDEAGNFTPVGEGTIDFERILEKRKESGMKYYIVEQDNTFDLEPLEAIKISHENLRDLGFNKVKFKK, via the coding sequence ATGAAAGCTCTTAAAAATTTTCGCAGTACTTTACTAATATTATTGCTACTTGCTTCTTTCCCGATTTTCGGACAGCGACAATTTGGTGCAGCTACGCTTTATACGGTTAGGGAAGAGATGGCAAAATCCCCAGAGGAAACTATCGATGAAGTTGCAGATATTGGATATTTATATATAGAAGCTGCTGGTTATAACGATGGTCTGTTTTATGGAATGAAGCCTAAGAAATTTAAAAAATTATTAGGTAAATATCACACCAAACCATTAAGCTCCCATCAAGGTGGCGTAACCATGGAAAATGTAGATCAGATGATAGCTGATGTGAAAAAAGCCGGCTTTCAATATTTTGTGATTCCTGTACCGCCAATGGGTAAGTTTACTTTTGATGAGCAAACTCAGACTATGGGAATGGACGATGATCTTGATTTTTTAGTCGATATCTTTAATACTATAGGTGAAAAATGTAAAAAAGCCGGGATAGAATTATTGTATCATAATCACGATTTTGAGTTTAAGAAAAATGAAAATGGAATAGTACCAATAGAATATTTCTTAGAGAATACAGATCCAGATTTGGTGAATTTTCAGATGGATTTATTTTGGGTGACAAAAGCTGGTGCAGATCCTGTAGCTTATTTCGAGAAATATCCTGGCCGTTTTAAATTATGGCATATAAAAGATATGGATGAAGCAGGTAATTTTACTCCGGTAGGAGAGGGAACTATAGATTTCGAGAGGATTTTAGAAAAAAGAAAGGAATCTGGGATGAAGTATTATATCGTAGAGCAGGATAATACATTTGATTTAGAACCTCTTGAAGCAATTAAAATTAGCCATGAAAATCTTCGCGATTTGGGATTCAACAAAGTGAAATTTAAAAAATAA
- a CDS encoding cytochrome ubiquinol oxidase subunit I has protein sequence MENLDYARLQMAFTLGFHIIFACIGMVMPFFMVVAHHRYLRTRNPVYLKLTKAWLKGVAIFFVTGAVSGTALSFELGMLWPEFMKHAGPIIGMPFSLEGAAFFVEAIALGFYLYGWNKLPEKFHWFTGVIIGISGVLSGILVVAANGWMNAPSGFEYINGEFTNVDPVGAMLNPAWFTQALHMTLAAFVATSFGVAGIHAFQILRGKFLEVHKKAFQISIFFGAIAALLQPLSGDLSAKDVAERQPAKLAAMEAHFETEKGAPLFVGGIVDEENKEVNYKIEIPKALSFLAFGDFDAEVKGLNEFPEDEIPPVAIVHYAFQVMVGIGTLLALAGLLFFISLKKKSWMDSKKYWWFFMLLAPLGFLALEAGWVVTEVGRQPWIIYQIMRTSDAVTPMPGMKFSFFMYVAVYILLAITVTWLMQRQIKALNTQKD, from the coding sequence ATGGAAAATTTAGATTACGCTCGTCTTCAGATGGCCTTTACTTTAGGCTTTCATATTATTTTTGCTTGTATAGGTATGGTCATGCCATTTTTTATGGTTGTTGCTCACCATAGATATTTAAGAACCCGTAATCCTGTTTATTTAAAACTTACCAAAGCCTGGCTTAAAGGAGTCGCTATTTTCTTTGTGACCGGTGCCGTTTCGGGTACCGCCCTTTCTTTTGAATTGGGAATGTTATGGCCAGAATTTATGAAACATGCCGGCCCAATTATAGGAATGCCTTTTTCGCTGGAAGGAGCTGCCTTTTTTGTAGAGGCAATAGCATTGGGATTCTATCTTTATGGTTGGAACAAACTTCCAGAAAAATTTCACTGGTTTACCGGCGTAATCATAGGGATTTCAGGTGTGCTATCTGGTATTTTGGTTGTGGCAGCAAATGGCTGGATGAATGCTCCAAGCGGATTTGAATATATTAATGGAGAATTTACCAATGTAGATCCAGTTGGCGCGATGCTAAATCCTGCATGGTTTACCCAAGCCCTGCACATGACGTTAGCAGCTTTTGTAGCAACTAGTTTTGGAGTTGCCGGGATTCATGCGTTTCAAATATTAAGAGGCAAATTTTTAGAAGTGCACAAAAAGGCATTTCAAATTTCTATATTCTTTGGAGCAATTGCCGCGCTTTTACAACCGCTAAGTGGAGATCTTTCTGCCAAGGATGTAGCTGAACGACAACCAGCTAAATTAGCCGCGATGGAAGCTCATTTTGAAACCGAAAAAGGCGCACCACTGTTTGTAGGCGGAATAGTAGATGAAGAAAATAAAGAAGTAAACTATAAAATAGAAATCCCAAAAGCACTTTCTTTCCTTGCTTTTGGAGATTTTGATGCTGAAGTAAAAGGGCTAAACGAATTTCCTGAAGACGAAATTCCACCTGTTGCTATCGTACATTATGCTTTTCAGGTGATGGTGGGGATCGGCACTTTGCTCGCCTTAGCCGGTTTGCTATTTTTTATAAGTTTAAAAAAGAAATCCTGGATGGATAGCAAAAAATACTGGTGGTTTTTTATGCTCTTAGCTCCCCTTGGATTTCTAGCCTTAGAAGCAGGTTGGGTAGTTACTGAAGTTGGTCGGCAACCCTGGATTATTTACCAGATCATGAGAACCAGTGATGCCGTTACACCAATGCCGGGAATGAAGTTTAGTTTTTTTATGTATGTCGCCGTTTATATTTTATTGGCGATTACGGTAACCTGGTTAATGCAACGACAAATTAAAGCCCTAAACACCCAAAAAGATTAA
- a CDS encoding winged helix-turn-helix transcriptional regulator yields MGQLLEKKACESKLGAIDDALYAIGGKWKLKIIIALKEGNKRFNELQRALNISARMLSRELKDLELNGFVDRKVYTEVPIVIEYELTDYSNSLSEILEALSSWGIKHRQKLIDERS; encoded by the coding sequence ATGGGACAATTATTAGAAAAAAAGGCTTGCGAAAGCAAGCTTGGAGCAATAGATGATGCGCTTTATGCAATTGGCGGGAAGTGGAAATTGAAAATCATAATCGCGCTTAAGGAGGGTAATAAACGTTTTAACGAATTACAGCGAGCTTTAAATATTTCAGCAAGAATGTTATCCAGAGAGTTAAAAGATTTAGAACTAAACGGCTTTGTAGACCGAAAGGTTTATACCGAGGTTCCAATTGTGATTGAATACGAATTAACAGATTACAGTAATTCTCTTTCTGAAATATTAGAAGCATTAAGTTCTTGGGGAATCAAACATCGTCAAAAACTAATTGATGAACGTTCTTAA
- a CDS encoding cytochrome d ubiquinol oxidase subunit II yields the protein MLYVVLFFLLFSLLLYVLLGGADFGAGIVELFSSRENKKVNRDTIYRVMGPIWEANHIWLIILIVILWIAFPIYFNIIIIYLHVPLTLVLLGITMRGVSFIFRHYDAFEDKSQMVYNSLFRFSSFVTPVFLGMCFAALVGGELIVTEDYTNYGFYDLFMQPWFNGFSILMGLFYASLCAFLASTLLIGESKGDIRNMYIRKSKIFTGILVILGFILIAYGFFNEIAFIRDFVTNPISIVCIILSGILLFPLWKYIRSGRRVLSRYFAGLQVVLVLFAALIAHFPYVIITSEEEISLLENISPDTVIMVLGISLIIGGGVILPGLFHLMKSFKMIKIFERDEQQFQEK from the coding sequence ATGTTGTACGTAGTTTTATTTTTCTTACTGTTTTCGCTCTTGCTTTATGTTCTTTTGGGAGGAGCCGATTTTGGCGCCGGTATAGTAGAACTTTTTTCTTCCAGAGAAAATAAAAAAGTAAATCGTGATACCATTTATAGAGTGATGGGGCCAATTTGGGAAGCCAACCATATTTGGTTAATTATCCTTATTGTTATTTTATGGATTGCTTTTCCAATATATTTCAATATTATTATTATCTATTTGCATGTGCCTTTAACTCTAGTGCTTTTGGGAATTACCATGCGTGGTGTTTCATTTATTTTTAGGCATTACGATGCATTCGAAGATAAATCTCAAATGGTTTATAATAGTTTATTTCGATTCTCGAGTTTTGTAACACCGGTTTTTTTAGGAATGTGTTTCGCTGCGCTTGTTGGTGGGGAATTGATAGTTACTGAAGATTATACCAATTACGGCTTTTACGATCTTTTTATGCAGCCTTGGTTTAATGGATTTAGTATTTTGATGGGATTATTTTATGCTTCACTTTGTGCGTTTTTAGCCTCAACTTTATTAATAGGCGAAAGTAAAGGTGATATAAGAAATATGTATATCCGAAAATCAAAAATATTTACAGGTATTTTAGTAATTCTTGGGTTTATTTTAATCGCTTACGGATTTTTTAATGAGATCGCTTTTATAAGGGATTTTGTAACAAATCCGATCTCTATCGTTTGTATTATACTTTCAGGAATTTTATTATTTCCATTGTGGAAATATATACGTTCTGGTCGTAGAGTTCTAAGTAGGTATTTTGCCGGTCTTCAAGTGGTTTTAGTACTTTTTGCAGCATTGATCGCTCATTTTCCGTATGTTATCATTACTTCAGAAGAAGAAATTAGCCTATTAGAAAATATATCACCAGATACTGTAATTATGGTTTTGGGAATATCTTTGATTATAGGAGGCGGAGTGATATTGCCGGGATTATTTCATTTAATGAAATCTTTTAAAATGATTAAAATTTTTGAAAGAGATGAGCAGCAATTTCAGGAAAAATAA
- a CDS encoding glycoside hydrolase family 43 protein, which yields MSFKFNVSSYLLLGIIFASFSSCKNAEVSDQQKADIKSESQQITYHNPIVAQRADPWVLKAEDGTYYFIATSPEYDRIEMRQSKTINGLGTAEPKVIWTKHETGKMGAHIWAPELHKIDGKWYVYFAAGEVEDVWKIRMFALSNDSEDPMEGEWKEEGQIATKRDSFSLDATTFEHNGEHYYAWAQAVREEGGTSILLSKMESPTKLKGEEIEITNPEYDWERIGYLVNEGPAVIKRNGKIFMTYSASATDANYAMGLLWAEEDADLMNPDSWYKSEKPVFSTNAELRRFGPGHSSFTVAEDGETDVLIYHARVYEKIRGNSLYDFNRHTRARTFTWDENGFPDFGQDITD from the coding sequence ATGTCATTTAAATTTAACGTTTCAAGCTATCTTTTACTAGGGATTATTTTTGCTTCATTTAGTAGTTGTAAAAATGCTGAAGTTTCAGATCAGCAAAAAGCTGATATAAAATCAGAATCTCAACAAATCACCTACCATAATCCAATTGTGGCCCAACGTGCCGATCCATGGGTTTTAAAAGCTGAAGATGGTACTTATTATTTTATTGCTACATCGCCAGAGTACGATCGTATAGAAATGCGCCAGTCTAAAACGATAAATGGACTAGGAACTGCCGAACCCAAAGTAATCTGGACAAAGCATGAAACCGGTAAAATGGGAGCTCATATTTGGGCTCCGGAGCTGCATAAGATTGACGGAAAATGGTATGTCTATTTTGCTGCAGGAGAAGTAGAAGATGTATGGAAAATAAGAATGTTCGCGTTGTCTAATGATTCAGAAGATCCTATGGAAGGGGAATGGAAGGAAGAAGGACAAATAGCTACAAAGCGCGATTCTTTTTCTTTAGATGCTACTACTTTTGAACATAATGGAGAACACTATTATGCATGGGCACAAGCCGTTAGAGAAGAAGGAGGAACTTCAATTTTGTTATCTAAAATGGAGTCTCCCACTAAACTTAAAGGTGAAGAAATTGAAATCACAAATCCTGAGTATGATTGGGAACGTATAGGTTACCTGGTTAATGAAGGGCCGGCGGTTATTAAAAGAAACGGAAAAATTTTTATGACTTATTCTGCAAGTGCAACAGATGCGAATTATGCGATGGGATTGTTATGGGCAGAGGAAGATGCCGATCTAATGAATCCAGATTCATGGTATAAATCTGAAAAGCCTGTTTTCTCTACAAATGCTGAATTAAGACGATTTGGTCCCGGCCATAGTTCATTTACAGTTGCTGAAGATGGTGAGACCGATGTTCTAATTTATCATGCAAGAGTTTACGAAAAAATAAGAGGTAATTCTTTATATGATTTTAATCGTCATACAAGAGCAAGAACCTTTACATGGGATGAAAACGGATTCCCGGATTTCGGGCAGGATATAACAGACTAA
- a CDS encoding Crp/Fnr family transcriptional regulator — protein MFEELKEAYHFVFEKELLEEINKSGYLKEFKEGDVIIEIGDYLKSMPLLLSGAIKILREDQDGDELLLYFLERGDTCAMTLSCCLGNTKSQIRAVAERDTSLIMVPIQKMDEWTAKFKSWRYFVFESYQMRLTEMLDTIDTIAFLNMDGRILKYLQNKAKINQDKKVNSTHQQIAYDLHTSRVMVSRILKKMEIENKIKLFRNQIEVLEL, from the coding sequence ATGTTTGAAGAATTAAAAGAAGCTTATCATTTTGTTTTTGAAAAGGAATTATTGGAAGAAATTAACAAATCTGGTTACCTGAAAGAATTTAAAGAAGGCGATGTGATCATCGAAATTGGGGATTATTTAAAATCTATGCCACTTCTTTTAAGCGGAGCAATTAAGATTTTACGCGAAGATCAAGACGGTGACGAACTTTTACTTTACTTCTTGGAACGTGGAGACACCTGCGCAATGACGTTAAGTTGTTGTCTTGGAAACACCAAAAGCCAGATAAGAGCAGTTGCAGAGAGAGATACCAGTTTAATTATGGTTCCTATTCAAAAAATGGATGAGTGGACTGCCAAATTTAAAAGCTGGCGATATTTTGTATTTGAAAGTTATCAAATGCGTTTAACTGAAATGCTCGATACCATAGATACCATCGCATTTTTAAACATGGATGGACGAATTTTAAAATACCTTCAGAATAAAGCTAAAATAAATCAAGATAAAAAAGTTAACAGCACGCACCAACAGATAGCCTACGATCTGCATACTTCTAGAGTCATGGTTTCCAGAATTCTAAAAAAAATGGAGATTGAGAACAAAATTAAATTATTTAGAAATCAAATCGAAGTTTTAGAATTATAG
- a CDS encoding HD domain-containing protein encodes MMLLEMLNYRYKEDTSVIREAMDYCHKLLKNSRCSKLPYHNIQHTFEVYQYTKRIADYENLSEEDREIVILASLFHDTGNSNSFKEHEKISAKNAEEFLSKIDYPQEKIDQVVSCICATQMPQAPKNKIEEVLCDADLAHLGTNSFRSKNKLLRSEWFKCFNKNYSDIEWLQNNICFLESHSYFTNYGNDILLPKKEKNLKLVKKAYARLLANK; translated from the coding sequence ATGATGTTGCTAGAAATGCTGAATTATAGATATAAGGAGGATACCTCTGTGATAAGAGAAGCGATGGATTATTGCCATAAGCTTTTAAAAAATAGTAGATGTTCTAAGCTGCCTTATCATAATATTCAGCATACCTTCGAGGTTTATCAGTATACAAAGAGGATTGCAGATTATGAGAATTTGTCTGAAGAAGATAGAGAAATTGTGATTTTAGCCAGCTTGTTTCATGATACTGGAAATAGTAATTCTTTTAAAGAGCACGAAAAGATTAGTGCTAAAAATGCCGAAGAGTTTTTATCGAAAATAGATTATCCGCAGGAGAAAATTGATCAAGTGGTTTCTTGCATTTGCGCTACCCAAATGCCGCAGGCTCCTAAAAATAAAATTGAAGAGGTGTTATGTGATGCAGATTTAGCTCATTTAGGGACAAATTCTTTTCGATCAAAAAATAAATTGCTAAGATCAGAATGGTTTAAATGCTTCAATAAAAATTATAGTGATATCGAATGGTTACAAAATAATATTTGTTTTCTAGAATCTCATTCTTACTTTACAAACTACGGGAATGATATTTTGCTTCCGAAGAAAGAAAAAAATCTGAAGTTAGTAAAAAAGGCTTATGCCAGATTACTTGCCAACAAATAG
- a CDS encoding DUF2652 domain-containing protein, with protein sequence MKNKITQLPYIVNPGVYQPKVLKGTVIIPDISGFSRFVENTDFETGKLIISKLLNAIIKSNTLDLKISEIEGDAVLFFKYGKRISAKEILHQFCLMKEGFHQEIGFLEEEFQLDIDLSLKLIAHYGPLAQYNIGKFEKLYGQTVVEAHHLLKNSVESKSYVLLSEELLNSEENSELKNISQFIENTICEIYDGFKEICYTFFDFENNRSKKYLLE encoded by the coding sequence ATGAAAAACAAAATTACACAACTACCCTATATTGTTAATCCTGGAGTTTATCAACCAAAAGTCTTAAAAGGAACTGTTATTATCCCAGATATAAGTGGTTTTAGTCGTTTTGTTGAAAATACAGATTTTGAAACCGGGAAACTAATAATTTCGAAATTGCTCAACGCGATTATTAAGAGCAACACTCTTGATCTTAAAATTTCAGAAATTGAAGGTGATGCTGTTCTTTTCTTTAAATACGGTAAACGTATCAGCGCAAAAGAGATTCTGCATCAATTTTGTTTGATGAAAGAAGGATTCCATCAAGAAATTGGTTTTTTAGAAGAAGAATTTCAGTTAGACATCGATTTATCCTTAAAATTAATTGCACATTACGGGCCACTTGCTCAATATAATATAGGCAAATTCGAAAAATTATATGGACAAACTGTTGTTGAAGCTCATCATTTGCTCAAAAATTCTGTTGAAAGTAAAAGCTATGTATTACTTTCAGAAGAATTATTAAACTCCGAAGAAAATTCAGAATTAAAGAATATCAGCCAATTTATAGAAAATACAATTTGTGAGATCTATGACGGTTTTAAGGAAATTTGCTATACCTTTTTTGACTTTGAAAATAATCGCAGTAAGAAATACCTTTTGGAATAG
- a CDS encoding MBL fold metallo-hydrolase, with amino-acid sequence MIKQFGKAPSGKRLARIQECKNFKDGSFQNIEETSVNPNNVSMFTMMKDMRNRPKSVNPSNKIPSVKTNLNTIEAEEPSFVWFGHSSYLLKIKEYTILVDPVFSGNASPVSFFGKAYDGANEYGVEDMPEIDILLLTHDHYDHLDYPTIEKLKSKVKRVVCSLGVGAHLEYWRYSERMITELNWWESEKIKSNFKITATPARHFSGRLFKRGNTLWSSFVFEVFGYKLYLGGDSGYSPQFKEIGDKFGQFDLAILECGQYGKNWPQIHNFPEEVVKAANDLQAKKVIPVHWAKFTLSTHPWNEPIIRFTKSAEKEKLNYVSPKIGELYQLNQEFKQEVWWDFE; translated from the coding sequence ATGATAAAGCAATTTGGAAAAGCCCCATCTGGTAAGCGATTAGCAAGAATACAAGAATGCAAAAATTTTAAAGATGGAAGCTTTCAGAACATAGAAGAAACCTCGGTAAACCCTAATAACGTATCGATGTTCACAATGATGAAAGATATGCGAAATCGCCCAAAATCGGTAAATCCTTCAAACAAAATCCCTTCTGTAAAGACTAATCTTAACACTATAGAAGCTGAAGAGCCTTCTTTTGTATGGTTTGGACATTCTTCTTATTTACTGAAAATAAAAGAGTATACTATTTTGGTAGATCCTGTGTTTAGCGGAAATGCTTCGCCGGTTTCTTTCTTCGGAAAAGCTTACGATGGCGCCAATGAATATGGAGTAGAGGACATGCCTGAAATTGATATTTTACTGCTTACGCACGATCATTACGATCATTTAGATTATCCAACGATAGAAAAGCTAAAATCGAAGGTAAAACGAGTGGTTTGTTCCTTAGGAGTTGGTGCGCATTTAGAATACTGGAGATATTCAGAAAGGATGATTACCGAATTAAATTGGTGGGAATCTGAAAAAATTAAAAGTAATTTTAAAATTACTGCTACGCCTGCCCGTCATTTTTCAGGACGCTTATTTAAGCGCGGCAATACGCTGTGGTCGTCTTTTGTTTTTGAAGTTTTTGGATACAAATTATATTTAGGTGGTGATTCAGGATATAGTCCGCAGTTTAAAGAAATAGGTGATAAATTTGGCCAATTTGACCTTGCAATTTTGGAATGTGGACAATACGGGAAAAACTGGCCACAGATTCACAATTTTCCAGAAGAAGTGGTGAAGGCTGCAAACGATCTACAAGCCAAAAAAGTAATCCCTGTTCATTGGGCAAAATTTACGCTTTCTACCCATCCGTGGAATGAACCTATAATACGTTTTACAAAATCAGCTGAAAAGGAAAAGCTTAATTATGTAAGTCCGAAAATTGGAGAATTATATCAATTGAATCAGGAATTTAAGCAGGAAGTTTGGTGGGATTTTGAATAA
- a CDS encoding sulfite exporter TauE/SafE family protein — protein MELVQIIGFIGALIIGLVLGLTGGGGSILTVPVFVYILHINPVTATAYSLFVVGSSSAVGAIDNFNKGRIDFKSSVIFALPAVIAIFCTRKFLLPAIPHHILNIGTFELTKDLMIMIFFGILMLLASFSMIFKKDKTCKDESDSNSNPINLLMIILGALTGIVTGLVGAGGGFIIVPILVFLAGLRMKEAVGTSLFIISINSIIGFLGDLGHLRVDWVFLLIFTFLSIIGIFFGIYLSRYINSRKLKKAFGYMVLVMGIYILWKELTASSI, from the coding sequence ATGGAGCTAGTTCAGATTATAGGATTTATAGGTGCATTAATTATTGGTTTGGTATTGGGACTAACCGGTGGTGGTGGCTCCATTCTTACCGTACCTGTATTTGTATACATTTTACATATAAATCCAGTAACAGCAACGGCCTATTCCCTTTTTGTAGTGGGATCCAGCTCTGCTGTGGGGGCTATAGATAATTTTAATAAAGGAAGAATCGATTTTAAAAGTTCTGTGATTTTTGCACTTCCTGCGGTAATTGCAATATTTTGTACTCGTAAATTCTTATTACCAGCTATACCACATCATATTCTAAATATAGGAACTTTCGAGCTCACAAAAGATTTGATGATCATGATCTTTTTTGGAATATTAATGTTATTGGCTTCCTTTTCTATGATATTCAAAAAAGATAAAACTTGTAAAGATGAATCTGATAGCAACTCTAATCCTATAAATTTATTGATGATAATTTTGGGTGCTTTAACTGGTATTGTTACCGGTTTAGTTGGTGCTGGCGGAGGTTTCATTATCGTTCCTATTTTGGTTTTCTTAGCAGGATTAAGGATGAAAGAAGCTGTAGGTACCTCACTTTTTATAATTTCAATAAACTCTATTATCGGTTTTCTGGGGGATTTAGGGCATTTACGGGTTGATTGGGTCTTTCTTTTAATCTTTACATTTTTATCAATAATCGGTATTTTCTTCGGAATATATTTGAGTCGGTACATTAACTCTCGGAAGTTGAAAAAAGCTTTTGGATACATGGTTTTGGTGATGGGGATTTATATTCTTTGGAAAGAACTTACCGCCAGTAGCATCTAA
- the thiE gene encoding thiamine phosphate synthase gives MHPDFPYQLYLVISEESCVHYPLLQVAEMAMEGGVDIIQLREKNLNTSAFIKNAEALKKITDKYQIPLIINDNLKVAKAVDAFGIHVGNNDMPPSEIQQKWNKNKSIGYSIEYLEQLENAQTKVANHLGISPVYSTKTKTDTVTEWGIDGIKKIRALTQKPLVAIGRMDASNAAEIIKAGADCIAVVSAICASENPKKAAEKIKTQIQQNQRENL, from the coding sequence ATGCATCCTGATTTTCCGTACCAATTATACTTGGTTATTTCAGAAGAAAGTTGTGTGCATTATCCTTTACTTCAAGTAGCTGAAATGGCTATGGAAGGAGGAGTAGATATTATCCAGCTTCGGGAGAAAAATTTAAACACTTCAGCATTCATCAAAAATGCCGAAGCGCTAAAAAAAATCACTGATAAATATCAAATTCCCCTTATTATTAATGATAATCTTAAAGTTGCAAAAGCGGTAGATGCCTTCGGAATTCATGTGGGGAATAATGATATGCCTCCTTCTGAAATTCAGCAAAAATGGAATAAAAATAAATCTATTGGATATTCTATCGAATACTTGGAACAACTTGAAAACGCTCAAACTAAAGTAGCTAATCACTTAGGAATTAGCCCGGTTTACAGCACCAAAACCAAAACCGATACAGTAACCGAATGGGGCATCGACGGAATTAAAAAAATACGCGCTTTAACCCAAAAACCACTTGTTGCTATTGGCCGCATGGATGCTAGTAATGCTGCTGAAATAATAAAAGCAGGTGCAGATTGTATTGCTGTGGTGTCTGCGATTTGCGCTTCAGAAAATCCTAAAAAAGCCGCAGAAAAAATTAAAACTCAAATTCAACAAAATCAACGTGAAAACCTATAA
- a CDS encoding helix-turn-helix transcriptional regulator — protein sequence MKNRIKVLRAEQNITQAELANRVEVSRQTINAIEKGKFDPSLPLAFKIARLFNLKIEEIFQDEE from the coding sequence ATGAAAAATCGAATCAAAGTATTACGAGCCGAGCAAAACATTACGCAGGCAGAATTGGCCAATCGCGTTGAAGTGTCTAGGCAAACCATAAATGCAATCGAAAAAGGCAAATTTGATCCCAGTTTGCCACTGGCATTTAAAATCGCCAGATTATTTAATCTGAAAATTGAAGAAATTTTTCAGGATGAAGAGTAA
- the thiM gene encoding hydroxyethylthiazole kinase, with protein MKKILWQHIQDLKKSVPLIHNITNYVVMNNTANALLAAGASPIMSHAQSEIEDMVSICQALVINIGTLDEYWSISMIKAAKKANELGKSWLLDPVGAGATPYRNEIIAELLELKPTIIRANASEIMALAKASNLTTKGVDSTAESTEAIEAAKSLNKEFGAVVCISGETDIIIDGHQIISLKNGDALMAKVTGLGCSASAITAAFAAVIDNKFEATTAAMALMGVCGEIAAKNSAGPGSLQLNLLDKLYNITEEEFLSHLKLSE; from the coding sequence ATGAAAAAAATTCTTTGGCAACATATTCAAGATTTAAAAAAATCGGTGCCATTAATTCACAACATTACTAATTATGTAGTGATGAATAATACTGCAAACGCTTTATTGGCCGCTGGAGCTTCTCCTATTATGTCCCATGCCCAATCTGAAATTGAAGATATGGTAAGCATCTGCCAGGCGCTAGTGATTAACATAGGAACTTTAGATGAGTATTGGAGCATTAGCATGATTAAAGCTGCAAAAAAGGCAAATGAGCTTGGTAAATCCTGGCTTTTAGATCCTGTAGGTGCCGGCGCAACGCCTTACCGCAACGAAATTATCGCCGAGTTACTAGAGCTAAAACCCACAATTATCAGAGCAAATGCTTCAGAAATTATGGCTTTGGCTAAAGCTTCAAATCTTACTACAAAAGGCGTAGATAGCACTGCTGAAAGTACTGAAGCTATCGAAGCAGCCAAATCTTTAAATAAAGAATTTGGAGCAGTGGTTTGTATATCGGGAGAGACCGATATCATTATTGATGGGCATCAAATAATTTCACTAAAAAATGGTGATGCACTAATGGCCAAGGTTACCGGTCTTGGGTGCTCGGCTTCCGCAATTACAGCTGCTTTTGCGGCAGTTATTGATAATAAATTTGAAGCTACCACCGCAGCCATGGCTTTAATGGGAGTTTGTGGCGAAATCGCTGCTAAAAATTCGGCCGGGCCAGGTAGCCTTCAACTAAATTTACTCGATAAATTATACAATATTACTGAAGAGGAATTCCTTTCTCATCTTAAATTAAGCGAATAA